In one Paraburkholderia megapolitana genomic region, the following are encoded:
- a CDS encoding CheR family methyltransferase yields the protein MTFADPRFVNWLSSETGIDASSLGVNAFGRAVLERVRATQHDELPEDVALDAYWVLLNISPEERQALVESLVVPETWFFREREAFAALARLAHERLASAPTRVLRVLSAPCSSGEEPYSAAMALLDAGIDPTRFTVDAVDISGQAIERAQRAVYGRNSFRGHALEFRARHFNETAEGWQLHERVQRTVRFTQGNLFGPSQQADIRYDFIFCRNVLIYFYRDAQDRAIRLLDAQLADGGTIFVGPAETGLMMRHALTSARIPLAFAFQRLPADEKNLFGGATRADQWLALSAAVPVDGGAVLPVAPIARTTTLKQAPARSTPPPFAASRPSEIAARRAATKTSAPVASASAVSASSGLAEAHRLADAGLLDDAERLVRTFIEGHRPEAEAFYLLGLIADARGERTQAVDFYRKALYLAPAHYEALTHLAVLLDVSGDAAGAQQMTLRAQRAMARMSTRGSGRADPS from the coding sequence ATGACTTTCGCCGATCCACGCTTCGTCAACTGGCTCTCGTCGGAGACGGGCATCGATGCGTCGTCGCTCGGTGTCAACGCGTTCGGTCGCGCGGTGCTCGAACGCGTGCGCGCGACCCAGCACGACGAGCTACCCGAAGACGTCGCACTCGACGCGTACTGGGTCCTGCTGAACATCTCGCCCGAAGAGCGCCAGGCGCTCGTCGAGTCGCTGGTGGTGCCGGAGACCTGGTTTTTCCGCGAGCGCGAGGCGTTTGCCGCGCTCGCACGGCTCGCGCATGAGCGGCTCGCCAGTGCGCCGACGCGTGTGCTGCGCGTATTGAGCGCGCCGTGTTCGAGCGGCGAGGAACCGTATTCGGCGGCGATGGCGTTGCTCGATGCCGGCATCGACCCGACGCGCTTTACCGTCGATGCAGTCGATATCAGTGGCCAGGCAATCGAACGCGCACAGCGCGCGGTGTATGGGCGCAATTCGTTTCGCGGGCACGCGCTCGAATTTCGTGCCCGCCACTTCAACGAAACCGCGGAAGGCTGGCAGTTGCACGAGCGTGTGCAGAGGACCGTGCGATTCACGCAAGGCAATCTGTTTGGGCCTTCGCAGCAGGCCGATATTCGCTACGATTTCATTTTTTGCCGCAACGTGCTGATCTACTTTTACCGCGACGCGCAGGACCGTGCGATCCGTCTGCTCGATGCGCAGCTCGCGGACGGCGGGACGATCTTTGTCGGCCCCGCCGAAACCGGACTGATGATGCGGCATGCGTTGACGTCCGCGCGCATTCCGCTTGCGTTTGCGTTTCAGCGCCTGCCAGCCGATGAGAAAAACCTGTTCGGCGGTGCTACGCGAGCGGACCAGTGGCTTGCGTTGTCTGCGGCTGTTCCTGTGGATGGCGGTGCGGTCCTGCCGGTCGCGCCCATTGCACGGACAACGACGTTGAAGCAGGCCCCCGCACGCTCTACGCCGCCGCCCTTTGCCGCATCGCGTCCGTCGGAGATTGCTGCGCGCCGTGCCGCGACTAAGACCTCTGCGCCGGTTGCATCTGCATCCGCCGTATCTGCTTCGTCTGGGCTTGCCGAAGCCCATCGGCTCGCCGATGCGGGTCTGCTCGACGACGCCGAGCGTCTGGTGCGCACGTTCATCGAAGGTCATCGGCCTGAAGCGGAGGCGTTCTATCTGCTCGGCCTGATCGCCGATGCGCGCGGCGAGCGCACCCAGGCCGTCGATTTCTATCGCAAGGCGCTCTATCTCGCGCCTGCTCACTACGAAGCGCTGACGCATCTTGCCGTGCTGCTCGACGTGAGCGGCGACGCAGCCGGTGCGCAGCAGATGACGCTGCGCGCCCAGCGCGCGATGGCGCGGATGTCGACGCGCGGATCGGGCCGCGCGGACCCATCGTGA
- the cheB gene encoding chemotaxis response regulator protein-glutamate methylesterase gives MNIGIVNDLPLAVEAIRRAIALRPEHRVLWVAPDGAHAVDFCAAQPPDIVLMDLVMPGFDGVEATRRIMASRTPCAILVVTSSVGANAWRVYEAMGAGALDAVDTPTLADHTLADSSQQLLEKIDQIGRLLEQPVARRTTAAVPRATGKVSTLVAIGASAGGPTALATVLGKLPVDFRAGLVIVQHVDKAFAEGMAQWLDGQTPLHVRVAQLGDRPQPGEALLAATNDHLNLTRTGTLDYAREPADTPYRPSVDVFFHSVVQHWQANAIGVLLTGMGRDGAIGLKAMRAKGYHTIAQDEATSAVFGMPKAAAALGAARSILPLDKIAGELLALVKKSQ, from the coding sequence ATGAACATCGGGATCGTCAACGACTTACCGCTCGCGGTCGAAGCGATACGCCGCGCGATCGCATTACGCCCCGAGCACCGCGTGCTCTGGGTCGCGCCCGACGGTGCCCATGCCGTCGATTTCTGCGCGGCGCAGCCCCCCGACATCGTGCTGATGGATCTCGTGATGCCGGGGTTCGACGGTGTCGAGGCCACACGGCGCATCATGGCGTCGCGCACGCCGTGCGCGATCCTCGTCGTCACGAGCAGCGTCGGCGCGAACGCGTGGCGGGTCTATGAAGCGATGGGCGCGGGCGCACTCGATGCGGTCGACACGCCGACACTCGCCGACCATACGCTGGCCGACAGTTCGCAACAGCTACTCGAGAAGATCGACCAGATTGGCCGGTTGCTGGAACAGCCGGTGGCGCGGCGCACGACGGCTGCCGTGCCGCGTGCAACGGGTAAGGTCTCGACGCTGGTGGCGATCGGCGCATCGGCGGGCGGCCCGACTGCGCTCGCAACCGTGCTCGGCAAATTGCCGGTCGATTTCCGCGCGGGGCTCGTGATCGTGCAGCACGTCGACAAGGCGTTTGCAGAGGGCATGGCGCAATGGCTCGATGGCCAGACGCCGCTGCACGTGCGCGTCGCCCAACTGGGTGACCGGCCGCAGCCTGGCGAGGCGCTGCTGGCGGCGACCAACGATCATCTGAACCTCACGCGCACCGGTACGCTCGATTACGCGCGCGAGCCTGCCGACACGCCGTATCGGCCGTCGGTGGATGTGTTCTTTCACAGCGTGGTCCAGCACTGGCAGGCCAACGCAATTGGCGTGCTGCTTACCGGCATGGGGCGCGACGGCGCGATCGGGTTGAAGGCCATGCGCGCGAAGGGTTACCACACGATCGCCCAGGACGAGGCGACGAGCGCGGTGTTCGGCATGCCGAAAGCCGCGGCCGCGTTGGGTGCGGCGCGCTCGATTCTGCCGCTCGATAAAATAGCGGGCGAACTGCTGGCCTTGGTCAAAAAATCACAATGA
- a CDS encoding hybrid sensor histidine kinase/response regulator: MSSTDDPGRLSLLELFREEAQVQTRVLSDGLLLLEHAPTDAGALEACMRAAHSLKGAARIVGLPDGVDVANMMEECFVAAQHGELVLTAQHIDELLRGADMLLRIGEANPAVPVLRSEVDAWVAGLATFGAQPAAPVGVSFSEPGDASSADDDATLRTALALLNAHAAAQPDARLTSQQPVASLAVQPPPARADHRDASDQSAPTAVEVPLAHINPTRDPHRMLRVRADSLDRLLSLSGESLVEARWLKPFAESMLRVKRTQRDAARSLDAFYETLAERLDTDALAALNRVRETLGNMQQVLGARIDELDRFDRRSTHLAQQLYDEALQSRMRPFGDAAHAYPRIVRDLARSLGKRVRFSVVGESTQVDRDILDMLDAPLGHLLRNALDHGIETPDARTAHGKPAEATVTLEARHSAGKLLISVSDDGAGIDLDSVRAAVVRRRLADDDTAARLTDHELLEFLLLPGFSMRERVTDVSGRGVGLDAVHEMVKAVRGTVRIHNEPGRGARFVLQLPLTLSVIRSLLVEVGGEAYAFPLAHVRRTLELTRNDIDMLEGQQHFAFEGKPIGLVTAHQLLGTPVSDDARAGVAVVVIGDERELCGIAVDRFLGERMLVVQPLDSRLGKVKDIAAGALMENGEAVLIVDVEDLLRSVDKLVRGGQLDKVRRAQGATVETRKHVLVVEDSLTVRELERKLLEKRGYLVTVAVDGMDGWNALRNAEFDLVVTDIDMPRIDGIELVTLIRRDAALKSLPVMIVSYKDREEDRRRGLDAGADYYLAKGSFHDEALLDAVRDLIGEARS; this comes from the coding sequence ATGAGCAGCACCGACGATCCGGGCCGCCTGTCGTTGCTCGAACTGTTCCGCGAAGAGGCGCAGGTGCAGACGCGCGTGCTTTCCGACGGGTTGCTGCTGCTCGAACATGCACCGACCGATGCTGGCGCGCTCGAAGCCTGTATGCGCGCCGCACATTCGTTGAAGGGCGCGGCGCGTATCGTCGGCTTGCCGGACGGCGTCGATGTCGCGAACATGATGGAGGAATGCTTCGTCGCTGCGCAGCATGGAGAGCTGGTGCTTACCGCACAACATATCGACGAGCTGCTGCGCGGCGCCGACATGCTGCTGCGTATCGGCGAAGCGAACCCCGCAGTGCCGGTCCTGCGCAGCGAAGTGGACGCATGGGTGGCGGGTCTCGCGACGTTCGGCGCCCAACCGGCCGCACCGGTCGGCGTCAGTTTCAGCGAACCCGGCGATGCATCGAGTGCCGACGACGATGCCACGCTGCGCACCGCGCTTGCGCTGCTCAATGCGCATGCGGCTGCACAGCCGGACGCGCGCCTGACCTCGCAGCAGCCTGTCGCATCGTTAGCGGTGCAGCCGCCGCCCGCCCGCGCGGACCACAGGGACGCTAGCGACCAGAGCGCGCCAACTGCCGTCGAGGTACCCCTCGCGCACATCAATCCGACCCGCGATCCGCATCGCATGCTGCGCGTGCGCGCGGACAGCCTCGACCGGTTGCTGAGTCTGTCGGGCGAATCGCTGGTCGAAGCGCGCTGGCTCAAACCGTTCGCCGAATCGATGCTGCGCGTGAAGCGCACGCAACGCGACGCCGCTCGTTCGCTCGATGCGTTCTACGAGACGCTCGCGGAGCGTCTCGATACCGATGCGCTTGCCGCGCTGAACCGGGTACGCGAAACGCTCGGCAACATGCAACAGGTGCTTGGCGCACGCATCGACGAACTCGACCGGTTCGATCGCCGCAGCACCCATCTCGCGCAGCAGCTCTACGACGAAGCGCTGCAATCGCGGATGCGACCGTTCGGCGATGCGGCGCATGCGTATCCGCGTATCGTGCGCGATCTTGCGCGTTCGCTTGGCAAGCGTGTGCGTTTCTCGGTGGTCGGCGAATCGACCCAGGTCGACCGCGACATTCTCGACATGCTCGACGCGCCGCTCGGACATCTGTTGCGCAACGCGCTCGATCACGGTATCGAAACACCCGATGCGCGCACGGCGCACGGCAAGCCCGCCGAGGCGACCGTGACGCTCGAAGCGCGGCATAGTGCGGGCAAGCTGCTGATTTCCGTCAGCGACGACGGCGCCGGCATTGATCTGGACAGTGTGCGGGCGGCGGTCGTGCGCCGTCGTCTCGCCGACGACGACACGGCCGCGCGCCTGACCGATCATGAGTTGCTCGAATTCCTGCTGCTGCCCGGTTTCTCGATGCGCGAGCGCGTCACCGACGTGTCGGGTCGCGGCGTCGGTCTCGATGCCGTCCACGAGATGGTCAAGGCCGTGCGCGGCACGGTGCGTATCCACAACGAACCCGGGCGCGGCGCGCGCTTCGTGCTGCAATTGCCGCTGACGTTGTCGGTGATACGCAGCCTGCTGGTCGAGGTTGGCGGCGAAGCGTATGCGTTTCCGCTTGCGCATGTGCGGCGCACGCTCGAACTCACGCGCAACGACATCGATATGCTCGAAGGGCAGCAACACTTTGCGTTCGAAGGTAAGCCGATTGGTCTCGTCACCGCGCATCAGTTGCTTGGTACGCCCGTGTCGGATGACGCGCGTGCCGGCGTCGCGGTGGTCGTGATCGGCGACGAACGCGAACTGTGCGGCATCGCCGTCGATCGCTTTCTCGGCGAACGCATGCTCGTGGTGCAACCGCTCGATAGCAGGCTCGGCAAGGTCAAGGACATTGCCGCGGGCGCACTGATGGAAAACGGCGAAGCGGTGCTGATCGTCGATGTCGAAGACCTGCTTCGCTCGGTGGACAAGCTCGTGCGCGGCGGCCAGCTCGACAAGGTGCGGCGCGCGCAAGGCGCGACAGTCGAGACACGCAAGCACGTGCTGGTGGTCGAGGATTCGCTGACGGTGCGCGAACTTGAGCGCAAGCTGCTGGAAAAGCGCGGTTATCTGGTGACGGTCGCGGTGGACGGCATGGATGGCTGGAACGCGTTGCGCAATGCGGAGTTCGATCTGGTGGTGACCGATATCGATATGCCGCGCATCGACGGCATCGAACTCGTGACGTTGATCCGGCGCGATGCGGCGCTCAAGTCGCTGCCGGTGATGATCGTGTCGTACAAGGATCGTGAGGAGGATCGTCGTCGCGGGCTCGATGCGGGCGCCGATTACTATCTCGCGAAAGGCAGTTTTCACGACGAGGCGCTGCTTGATGCAGTGCGCGATCTGATCGGAGAAGCCCGTTCATGA
- a CDS encoding response regulator: MDTDRSGEPDQAGRITTEEGVHPTLDAVHAALQTPLASAVPAMVLLVDDQAIVAEAVRRALANEDGIDFHYCAHSDEAMYAAVQTRPTVILQDLVMPGTDGLTLVKAYRANPALRDVPIIVLSTKEEPVIKSAAFATGANDYLVKLPDRIELVARIRYHSRSYVNLLQRDEAYRALRQSQQQLLEANLELRRLTHSDGLTGLSNRRYLDEYLSAEWRRGLRDQSELSLLMIDVDNFKLYNDTYGHVAGDEVLKQIAATVEGCLGRAGDLAARFGGEEFAVVLPGTSTGGVKLLAEKIRAGIEALQLPHRQSSTGDYVTISIGGATVVPEVEAATTSLIEAADVALYQAKRDGKNRVVANSDPHAMRD, encoded by the coding sequence ATGGATACAGACCGAAGCGGCGAGCCTGACCAGGCTGGCCGCATCACGACCGAAGAAGGCGTACATCCGACGCTCGACGCGGTCCATGCCGCGCTACAGACACCGCTGGCGTCGGCCGTGCCCGCGATGGTTCTGCTGGTCGACGACCAGGCGATCGTTGCCGAAGCCGTGCGTCGCGCGCTGGCGAACGAGGACGGTATCGACTTCCATTACTGCGCCCACTCCGACGAGGCGATGTACGCCGCGGTGCAGACGCGGCCCACGGTGATCCTGCAGGATCTGGTGATGCCAGGCACGGACGGGCTCACGCTCGTGAAGGCGTATCGCGCCAACCCGGCGTTACGCGATGTACCGATCATCGTGCTGTCGACCAAGGAAGAACCGGTTATCAAGAGCGCGGCGTTTGCTACCGGTGCGAACGATTACCTCGTGAAACTGCCCGACCGCATCGAACTGGTCGCGCGTATTCGTTATCACTCGCGCTCGTATGTGAACCTGCTGCAACGCGATGAAGCGTATCGCGCGCTGCGGCAGTCGCAGCAGCAACTGCTCGAGGCGAATCTCGAGTTGCGGCGTCTCACGCATTCGGACGGTCTGACCGGACTGTCGAACCGGCGCTATCTCGACGAGTATCTGAGCGCCGAATGGCGACGCGGTCTGCGCGATCAATCGGAGCTGTCGCTGCTGATGATCGATGTCGATAACTTCAAGCTGTACAACGATACGTATGGGCACGTTGCCGGCGATGAAGTGCTCAAGCAGATCGCGGCGACGGTCGAAGGGTGTCTCGGTCGTGCCGGCGATCTGGCGGCGCGTTTTGGTGGCGAAGAGTTCGCGGTGGTGTTGCCGGGGACGTCGACAGGCGGCGTGAAACTGCTTGCCGAGAAGATCCGCGCCGGGATCGAGGCACTGCAGTTGCCGCACCGGCAATCGTCGACGGGGGACTACGTGACGATCAGTATCGGCGGTGCAACGGTCGTGCCCGAAGTCGAAGCGGCGACGACTTCGCTGATCGAAGCCGCCGACGTTGCGCTGTATCAGGCAAAACGGGATGGCAAGAACCGTGTGGTCGCGAATTCGGATCCGCATGCGATGCGGGATTAG
- a CDS encoding chemotaxis protein CheW encodes MIHVATDNGQTTVPVDDCWNRIGSRGDGSCPRLVEYARCLNCPVFERGAALLLDRPLDNSPGLPHASYPSAQAASSASREHAARALAAHDLADVDRASLEAALVFRVADEWLALPAAALRQVDEPRPIHSLPHRRNRVVLGLVNIRGALTVAASLGELLNLDRNGPARHASRTVYARMLVATHRGEPAAFPVDEVEGIVRFATSTVMPVPTTFAHATASHARGVLAWRDTTIGLLDTARVFDSLARNLR; translated from the coding sequence ATGATTCACGTCGCCACCGACAACGGGCAGACAACGGTACCCGTCGACGATTGCTGGAACCGCATCGGCTCGCGCGGCGATGGCTCGTGCCCGCGTCTTGTCGAGTACGCGCGCTGCCTGAACTGCCCGGTCTTCGAGCGCGGCGCGGCATTGCTGCTCGATCGCCCGCTCGACAACTCACCTGGCCTGCCGCACGCGTCGTATCCGTCCGCGCAGGCTGCATCGTCGGCTTCGCGAGAACACGCCGCCCGTGCGCTCGCCGCTCACGATCTCGCCGACGTCGATCGCGCGTCGCTCGAAGCCGCACTCGTGTTTCGCGTCGCGGACGAATGGCTCGCGCTGCCGGCCGCCGCGTTGCGCCAGGTCGACGAGCCGCGGCCGATCCATTCGTTGCCGCATCGACGCAACCGTGTGGTACTCGGTCTTGTCAACATTCGCGGTGCGCTCACGGTTGCCGCATCGCTTGGCGAGCTGCTGAATCTCGATCGTAACGGCCCGGCGCGGCACGCCAGTCGCACTGTCTATGCGCGCATGCTGGTCGCGACGCATCGTGGCGAACCGGCCGCATTCCCCGTCGATGAAGTGGAAGGCATCGTGCGCTTTGCGACGTCCACGGTGATGCCGGTTCCGACAACGTTTGCGCATGCAACCGCATCGCACGCACGCGGCGTGCTCGCGTGGCGCGATACGACGATCGGTCTGCTCGATACGGCACGCGTTTTCGACTCGCTTGCGAGGAACCTGCGATGA